CATTAAATGTTCTAATTCTTCATTGCTGAATCCATATCCTGAGAAATCAACCCATACTAAATAAGTCCCTTCTGGTTCTACCATCTTTGCTTTTGGAAAGTTCTCTTTTACATATCGGCTCATATACTTTACGTTTTCATATATATATTCTACCAATTCATCTACCCAGTCAGCACCTTTTGTGTAACATACTTTCACAGCAAGCTGTCCCATTAAGCTTCCCTGACTGTAAGCTGCCTGTGTATTAGCCCATTGATATTTTTTTCTTAATTCTTCGTTTGGAATAATGATATTTGCTGGCTGTAATCCTGCAACATTAAATGTCTTTCCTGGCGAGCTGTAAAGAGCAATGATCTCATGAAATTTTTTATCCAGATTCATACAGCTTGTAAACTCATGTCCTGGAAAAATAAAATCACAATGCATCTCATCAACCATCCAGATTACGTTGTATTTTAAACAGATTTCTGCGACTTTTTCCATTTCTTCTCTTGTCCAGACTCTTCCTACTGGATTGTGTGGGTTGCAGAAGATCAGTGCTTTTACATTTTCTTCTTTGATCATTTGTTCCATTTTTTCAAAATCAATGGAATAACGATTGTTTTCATAACGAAGCTGACAGTTTACCAGTTTTCTTCCATCATTTTTGATAACTTCACTAAATGGATAGTACACTGGCTGCATAACCATCATGGCATCTCCTTCTTCGGTAAATGCCTTAACACTTGTTCCAAGTGCATAAACGATTCCTGCTCCAAGTGTTACCCATTCTGGTTTGATCGTATATCCGTATCTTGTTGAAAACCAGTGGTTCATTGCATCAAAATATTCATC
The sequence above is drawn from the Anaerostipes hadrus ATCC 29173 = JCM 17467 genome and encodes:
- a CDS encoding MalY/PatB family protein — protein: MGKYNFDEVIDRHGTDCLKYDFGMKRKGRDDLLPLWVADMDFRLPDEILDEFHKRIDHGIFGYTDPLDEYFDAMNHWFSTRYGYTIKPEWVTLGAGIVYALGTSVKAFTEEGDAMMVMQPVYYPFSEVIKNDGRKLVNCQLRYENNRYSIDFEKMEQMIKEENVKALIFCNPHNPVGRVWTREEMEKVAEICLKYNVIWMVDEMHCDFIFPGHEFTSCMNLDKKFHEIIALYSSPGKTFNVAGLQPANIIIPNEELRKKYQWANTQAAYSQGSLMGQLAVKVCYTKGADWVDELVEYIYENVKYMSRYVKENFPKAKMVEPEGTYLVWVDFSGYGFSNEELEHLMLEEAKLWLDSGIIFGPETAQFERFNVACPRVTVEQALTQLKNALDKHLAEK